The genomic DNA CCTAATATTCGCGACAGCTCTATTTTTATTATCGGTAATAGCTTCAATCATAACAGCAGCTCCGGCTGGCCCATAGCCTTCATAAATTACATCTTCATAATTTACCCCTTCAAGTTCTCCTGTTCCTTTTTTAACGGCTCTTTCAAGATTATCTTTTGGCATGTTTTGAGTTTTTGCAGCAAGAACAGCTTGCCTTAATCTTGGATTTGTAAGGGGATCTCCGCCACCCATCCTTGCCGCTATTGTTATTTCTTTTATTAGTTTAGTAAAAATTCTACCTCTTTTTGCGTCAGCAGCACCTTTTTTATGCTTAATTGTAGACCACTTATTATGACCCGACATTATTTACCTCCATAACTTTTTCTATTCCGATTAAATAAATTTCATTACTTTCTTTTCGGCAGGCTTTAGGTTTAAATATTTTATATTTACGAAAAGTCTGCTTTACATAACTAATAAATTTTTGAAAATCTTCCCCCTGAAATATTTTACAAACAAAATGCCCATCATTTTTCAAAACAGATATAGCTATATTCAATGCAGCCATACTCAATTCAAAGGATCTAACAGAGTCCGTGAATTTATTTCCAGTAGTTGAAGGAGCCATATCACTTAAAACTACATCGAAATCCCTTCCAATTTCATCAAAAACTTCATTATCAACTGAAAGGATATTCTGTTCATAAACCATCACATTTGATGGCATAGGGTGTTTTATAGGGACAATATCTATTCCAAATAATCTACCATTTTTACCTGCAATCTCAGAGGCATATAACAACCACGAGCCAGGAGTGCATCCCAAATCAAGAACTTTATGACCTGGCTTTATTAAACCATACTTTTCCTGAATTTCCTTAAGTTTATATACCGACCTTGCAGGAAATTTTTCTTTTTTGGCCTTTATGGAATAGTAATCTTCCCAATTTTGATTTTTTGATTTTTTCTTTTTCATATTTCTTTTTCATATATTGGAGCAATATTTAAGTCAATATGATAATTGGTGAATAATTTATACTGACTCTCCCTATGCCTAAAGGCATGGGGTTCTAACGACAATACCGAAGGTTTCTCTACGAATCTCGCTGAAGAACTACAACATCCGTAGGCTCAACTTTCGTTGAATCGAAT from Desulfobacterales bacterium includes the following:
- a CDS encoding RlmE family RNA methyltransferase, with the translated sequence MKKKKSKNQNWEDYYSIKAKKEKFPARSVYKLKEIQEKYGLIKPGHKVLDLGCTPGSWLLYASEIAGKNGRLFGIDIVPIKHPMPSNVMVYEQNILSVDNEVFDEIGRDFDVVLSDMAPSTTGNKFTDSVRSFELSMAALNIAISVLKNDGHFVCKIFQGEDFQKFISYVKQTFRKYKIFKPKACRKESNEIYLIGIEKVMEVNNVGS